A region of the Arachis hypogaea cultivar Tifrunner chromosome 15, arahy.Tifrunner.gnm2.J5K5, whole genome shotgun sequence genome:
TGTCCCTGGCCTGGTAGCTGCTGTTTATCTGGGACGTGACAATCTGAGAGTCACTACTGACTTCAATCCTTGACGCCCCGACCTCTTTAGATAGGATTAGCCCTCCTATCAATGATTCGTACTCCGCTTGGTTGTTGGAGACTAGAAAATCGAACATGATCGACTGCTCGTAAGCTACCCCTGCCGAGTTCTCGAGAATGATCCCAGCCCCTCCGAACACTTGGTTGGAATCTCCGTCGACGTGGAGTTTCCACCGTGTGTTCGGTATGTCGGGTGTTTCTCCTGTGACTTCTACTAGGAAGTCCGCCATTGCCTGGGCTTTGATTGCCTACCTGGGCTCATATTGCAAGTCATATTGGGACAGTTCTACTGCCCATGCCATCATTCTCCCCGCGAAGTCGGGGTCTGGAGGACTTGCCGAATGGCCTGGTCGGTTCTTAGGATGATCACATGCCCTTGGAAGTATTGTTTGAGTCTTCTCGACGAGGTTAGTAGGGCATAAGCCAATTTTTCCAGCTTGGTGTATTTCAACTCCGCCCCTTGGAGTaccttgctgatgaagtatattggGCGTTGAGTCTTATCTTCTTCTCAGACAAGAACTGCCGCCATGGCCTGTGTGGTCACCGCCAAGTATAGGTACAGAGGTTCTCCTTCTCTGGGTTTGCTGAGCACAGGTGGTTCTAAGAGTATCTTTTTGAAATGATTGAACGCTTCTTCGCATGCCGGGGTCCACTCGAAGGCGATTCCTTTCTTCATTAGGTTGAAGAATGGGAGGGCCTTTTCTGCTGAGGCTCCGAGAAACTGGGATAGAGTCTGAGCTTCCCGGTGAGTCGCTGCACATCTTTAACGCACCCTGGGCTTGTCATCTTGAGGACGGCTTCGCACTTGTCTGGGTTAGCCTCTACCCCCCGTTGCGTTATCATGAAGCCTAGGAACTTCCCGGCCTCCATGGCAAACGCACATTTGAGTGGATTGAGCCTCATCTTGAATTTTCTTAGTGCTTTGAAGACAGCTTGGAGGTCGCCTATGAGGCTGCTTGGTTTTGCTATTTTTACCAAAATGTCATCGACGTAAACCTCTACTGTCTTGCCGATGAGGTCATGGAAGACTTTGCTAATTAGTCTTTGGTAGgtggcccctgcgttcttcaatCTGAACGGCATTACCTTGTAGCAATAAGTGCCTCCTGGCATTATGAACATCGTTATGTCCTCATCGGGTTAGTGCATCGGGATCTGCTTATAATCGGAGTACGCATCCATAAAGCTGAGGAAACGATATCCTGCCGCCGAGTCTACCAAGGTGTCGATGTTGGGGAGGGGGAAAGAGTCTTTAGGACATGCTTTGTTCAGGTCAGAATAGTCGACACACATCCTCTATCTTCCGCTGGCTTTTTTGACCAGGACGACGTTGGATAGCCACATCGAGTACTCGAGCTCTTTGATGAACCCGGCTTCCAGTAGTCCGGCTATTTGTTTGGCGGCCTCATTGGCCCTTTCTTGGGACATCTTTCTTCGCCGTTGTGCTACTGGCTTTGTGTCTGTTTTGACGGCTAGTCGGTGAGACATGACTTCGGGATCCAATCCTGGCATGTCTAATGGCGTCCATGTGAGAGGTCGCCGTTTGCCCTTACGACCTCCATGAGGGGGCTCTTGAGTTCATGGGGCAGATTTTTGTTTATGAAGGTAAACTACTCTACCGACTTCCCTATCTGGAACTTCTCCATGTCCCCTTCTGGTTCTGGTCTCGGCTTGTCTTCCATCCTTATATCCAGGTCTGCCAAGAACATGCCGGCTGCCTTCCTAGACTCTTTCCTTAGGGAGAGACTGGCGTTGTCACAGGCGACCGCCGCTTCTAAGTCTCCCCTAATGGAGCCAACAGTTCCTCTGTCCGTCACGAATCTCATTGTTAGGAATTTGGTACATATCACGGCTGAAAATTCGTTGATGGTTTTTCTTCCTAGAATGATgttgtaggctgtggagtctCTAAGGACTACGAAGTCCGCCATAACCGACCTCCTAGCGTCACCGGCTCCAAGGCAGATTCGGAGAAAAATCGTTCCGTCGGGCTTTATATAGTTACCGCCTAGCCCCATGACTCCGTGCTGGTGACTCTTGAGGTCAGACTCCCTGAGTCCCATGGCGTCAAACACGTTCCTGAATAGGATGTTGGAGTCGACCCCAGTATCGACGAGGATTCGCCGGACCAACCCGGTCCCAACCATTGCCGTGATTACCATGGGGGTTTTCAGGGAGGTCATGAAATCACTGATCTTCTGGACCGAAGGATATCATGGGGGGTCTTTCGCTCGAGGTGGTGGGACCTCTTGTCGAGATAGAGAGGATCCGGGTATCCTTCTTTGCTGCTGACTTGGATTTTTTTTGGGGGAGGGGGGGTATCGCGCCTAACCACAACTTAACCACAAAAGTTGGGGGGTTGTTGGTGTTCCCTATGCGCTCTTGTCTTGCCTTGACAGCCCGGCTACGATCTTCTTCTGAGCACTCCCGTTCCCGTCTCCTTGGTTCTCGGATAAGTCGGGAGAACTCACTCAACTTTCCTTCCTGGATGGCCTGTTCTAAAGCATCTTTGAGGCCGAAACTCTTGTGATAATCACAGTAGAGGCTTTTGTTGCCTCCCGTTCTCTCTTTTAATGGTCTGGGTCTGGATAGGATTCCCTTGTCCGTAATTTGCTGATAGACTTCCACTATAGGCTCCATGAGTGGCGTGTAGTTTGTGAACCTCCCCACCCATGGGGGTTGTTTGTGTTGCTTGGCTGGGGTTCCGTCCCTGGGAGCTTCTTTATATCTGTCGACCTAGGGGGGTCTGCCGAGCTGGTGGGTTTGAGAGCTGCCGTTTATTGGCTGCTACAACCTGACTTACTTCGTCATCATTGATGTATTCCTTGGCCACGCTTTGGATTTCCTACATGGTCCATACAGGCTTAGTTGTGAGGTGCTTTCTAAAGTCCTCGTTTAGCAGGCCGTTTGTTAGGCAAACACTAGCAACCGAGTCCGTGAGGCCGTCGATTTCCAAGCATTCATCGTTGAACCTGTCCAGAAACTTTCTGGTTGGTTCCCTGGGCTTTTGGGTGACCCCTAGCAAGTTAATCGGGTGTTTGGCCTTGTCTATGCGTGTTGTGAACCGAGCTAGGAAGCTTTGGGAAATGTCTGTGAAGGTCGTGATGGACCCTTGTGGGAGTGCGTTAAACCATCGGATTGCTGGACCGGCCAGCGTTACGGGAAATGCTCGGCACCTAACCGCGTCACCTACCCCTTCCAAATTTATTCGTGCCTCAAAGGCTGTGAGGTGCTCTTGGGGGTCCTTAGTCCCATCGTACCTCATGTTCGTTGGCTTGTCAAAATTCCTCGGAAGCCGGACCTTGAAGATCGAGGGGTGGAAAGGGGTTGCCCACATGATGACGAGTTCCAGTCGTTTCTTGGCTTTCCCTTTTCGAGACTCCCGTGGCTCTCGGACCCGCCTTGGGTAGGTCGAGAGGTCGCTTGTGTGTGCGCTCCATCTTTGCGTCTTGTTGGGCTCCTTTCTCGGCTCTCATGTCTTCGGGAGGGGGAGCGAGTGGGGTGCGGGATCGGCTAGCGTCACCTCAGGATTGGCTGACGTCTCCGTGGGATCGGCTCCTCGTTGCCAGCTCCCTTTCAAGGTTTTGCACTCTGTGCCTGAGTTCCTGCATGATCTTGGGGCTATCGGCTCCCATCCCTCCGAAGGGACATCTTTCGGGCGTCTTGGTGTAGATTGGTTGGTTTGGCTGAACAGAAGACCGCGGGTGTTCGACGGCACGAGCCATCAAACTTACCCTACTTAGGCGGGCCCCTCCTCCTTCGTGAAGCTCCTCCGACGTGGGGAGTCGCTCCATGTCTGCTCCAGGGTCCCCACAGACAGCGCCAATGTTTGTTACCTTGAGACCTCAGGTGCTCGTAGGGTCGGGTGGTGATGGAAGGGTGAGTGGGCGAGACCCCGGGTAGACCTGGACCGGGCGTGGAGATGCGAACTAAGAGTTGATGATGCCGGAGGGGAAGAGGACGAGGGgggtggccacctgcaaggacactccgacgatCAAGTCAGTGTCCGTATGAGGTGATAGCCAAATTAAGTAGAATGcgacgtaccttggggggagagGTCACCTCTCCCTGACCTCTCCCCCTTATATACTATGCTGGACGGCCCATAAATGACCTAACCCATTGGCCAAGAAGCTTCGATGAGCTGTCCTAATCCACGTGGGAGGAGTTGGTCGTTTCGGTTTCCGGATCGGGACTTTGGGTGTTGCCCCGAGGATATCGACCCGACCGGCTTTGCTGGTCGGTGACTTAGGCCACGTAATGGCAAGTCGCGCGGTCCTTAGGTCGGGCGCGGGAGGCCGACCCGTCGGGCTATCTTATCATGGTGGCTCGGCTCTTGGGTTGGAGGCGGGGCTTCCAACCCGTCGGATAACTGGATTGGACCATGTGAGTCCGTAACACAAATCATGAGCCGAAATATTAGAATTGAATCATACATGCTCTGTTAAATATttaaagaagggaagagaaaaagtaaaaataagaaacatAGACAACAAATTCTTCAACTATTTTAGAATTATATCTGCCTCTAGACTAATGTTGAGTTTTTCCATTGTAAAACCTTTCTAGGATCATTATGTAACAAGTGAATTTTTTAAGGAAGTTTTTTTCTAATTCATCCACAATGTCCATCATACAATTTTTTTCAGGGGCTTCATgtctcatttttttataaatatttttaaagtcaTACTCCCACGTTTTTCGGATGCTCATGTTAACTCCAAAAAAAAGGGGGCCTTACTCTgttttagataaacttaaagccttaaaagaattttcaagaattaTAAATGAGAACTATAAaggaaaatttaattttttttttacaagaattATAAGTgatatctaaaattattattaatatgaacTTTGAGACACACTTGAATATGTACAAATTTATTATACGGGTTTGGGACAAACAAGGTTCAATAATATgatgataaaatatttaaattatgctTATTCTAACTTCTAAGTACAAAAACAATTGGGACCGAgaaaatgacattttttttatGCTTTAAGAGGTCTAATAAAACTGGATATCAATAAACAATTATAAACTTACCATATTAATGATGAAAGGCCATCTCTAGTTCATGTCTTAGAACTTGTACTTATTAACAGTAAAAATACAGAATACAAAATGCATAATGTATAATCAAGTTTTTTCAAAGAACAGCAAATCACAGAATAACAAATCAGagaataacaaaataatttactaactaaaaattaaaatctaactaaGTTGTAAAATGAATTAATTAAGAGAACGTCAAAATCAGTTTTCTTAAATAGCTGAAAacggagaaatagaagaaaaatgaaaaggaaaagattttttttaaagttttgtttgaatttaaaatagaatagcAACTGCTATATTGTTAGtttttattctaatatttttagaaaattaatttttatatttttaaattattaatttgagataaaaaaataaaaaataataaaataataaattattgataaataaaagatataaataaatattttataagttatataattttttaatgtatagaataataaaatttgaattaatttaagtttaatactaaaatcattacattgttattatgtgtaacaatcaagataaaaatttataaatatttgtaatttttttattttctcaatgttatttaatttgaagcaaatataaaatttatatttaaggcactctttttttcatataattttaatgattaaaatttttttatttcttttagttttatatttaatatcttaaattatctttagttttatttttttttttaaatttttttatttttattattcttttccctatatacatatatatcattGTCTACTACCGCTATTATATTGAATTATTCTCTTTTCCTTCctcattttcttattcttcttccacCTTGTCTTCTTCAATAGCAATTAACTACCATTATGTATTAGTTCATAATTATTACACCCAAAAGTGAGCactactttaaaaataaattaaaaaggttTCATAACCTTTATGTTAATCATCTACACtcctataaatataataaatgaataaatttaaCTTCTTCTAttatgagtatttttttattatccagTTACGTCTTTTCATTTGtgataaaagttaaaaattaaagttgctCTTGTGTGGATGAACTTCCGAAATATATATCTCGCCTTAGAGAAAATCAAACTTGTCTCTTCTTCTCCAAATAATGTATACTTCATCAAGAAGACCACAAAGGGTGGGTTCCTGCAAAAGGCACTTCGACGTTCAAGTCAGTAAATATTTAAGATGTATATAATAATTCTTTGAATATAGAATGTTAGACATGAAATAGAACTTATCATGTGATCTCCTTTGAAATATAAAAATTGGTGCCTTTATAGACATAGAgttgatgaatagagttgatgTTATGACCATTTGTCATTCAGTCAGAATAATAATTATCTCATAATTCACAATAGAGACTGAACTATAAGGTGGCGGATCAAAAGTTAAATGATATTAATACTTTTtactttaataaaattaaaataaaacacaaagatAAGCATAAAAGCCAACAAAAGTAAAAGGCCCTAGAGaaggataatattaaattttatgtcaTCATGTATAAAAACAATATGATCTATTATATATGTCTTTTTTATACCACATAACAAAatagttaaattttatatttgattttcattacttattttacttatttatgGTATTTTAAATTAGACTTTATAATTATTGAGTCATATTTTGTTCAGACACAAAAAAATAGCTATCgagtcattttcattttttatagaaATATATCTATtacattataattttaataattaatataaatttcaaaaaattaaataaatttatatttattttgtttatattcaaaattaatcatatatatttttatagtcaaaaaataaacttaatttttctataataagtaatttttcaatcatctaatttataaaaaggtcacatctttttatttattctaaaatttaaaaattgaaattaatattaataatttttcattaacaaaactaaagtaaaatacaaaaaaaaatatgatataaaaatacaaaatttagatCCCAAGACATAAAAtggttataagataaaaaaaattacttaaatataatttttgtaaggTAATCCACGAATAAACTTAGATAAATAAATTTAGATGCAAAATGAACTATGATATTTTGGTGTGAGATTGCTATTGTGTCTACCACAAAACTAAAACGTAACACATAAatacacatattttttaaaagaaaaaaattcaataaatgacGTACCTAATACTTAAAGTTAGATACTCACATTCATTCAAATCTATTCTCTCAAATCACTTGTTGATCAAATAGCTGTAACTActcaaataattaaatatattctaaaGTTTTACCTTTATAAAATGTGATAGATTTGTGATCATATTAGTGGACAATTTGTGACGAGTTAGGTTCGAAAAAATTCCTCGCTAATTAGCATCAACTAAAAATTCTATTTTGTTTACGAAGTTAGTTTAGATTTAGCGATGAGTCTGCTACAGTAGAGTTTGTTTCTAGTTAGCGATTACCGTTTAGTCTATTTCTTCTATATGGAATTAGCTTTTACTTTAATAATGAATTTGCGACTATCTATTCGGTCGTTAAAAAATTTTCcgataaattagttattattgtgTTTGTCTCACTGATCTACAACTTGTAATTGACGAGAAAAGTATTAGTTATTAGACAGTAGCTAATCCGTCACAAATTATATTTTTCGTCAAATTAGTGATAATTTTACAACTATTTTTATAATAGCTAATCGATCTTATTCTTGTAGTGATACCTCTagtcaaattttattttgtactaATACTAGTGCTCATCAAAACATTTGTCTTCATCCGCATGGGATGAGGGTCGTCTATAGGTAGTAGTGGATCACCATCTTGAGACTTACATTTACTGCCGTCATCGGTTGCCATCAAAGGGAGATCAGATTTTGATAGTACTAGAAGAGTTTCTTGAAATTgctaaatgtgcataagggaagtcaaaccgtgtttctttttccaaaatttaaacACATAACTTAAAAAGCATTTTAAGTTTTTGGACATGTATACAGTAGGACATATTAACATTTACATTTATAGGTCTTTGTTTGAAGATCTTTAAATAGATTTTGTGATACCATTCTTTGCTAAAACAGTTTTGAGATCTTGACACACTTCAAGTTGTGCATTGAAAACAGTTTCTAATGCATCTATGTAGAAATTAAAGACAAGTATGAAAGAAAACTTCCAAACAAAGTGTACACAAAAAACTTCGGAAAAAAATAACGATTCAAAAGATGTATATAAACAATATATATTAGTTTGAGCTCAAATGCCTATGTCCAATAAAGTTTTAGAAGATGTCACAAGCAATATATATTAGTTCAACCTCAAATATCTACATCTATCatcaaaagaattttaaaatttcactAATAGAATAAGTGTACAAtaaataatttcttttcaaacttttttaTCAGCTTAAATCTTAATTCATATTGGATTGtaatctaatttaaaaattttagaattattttttgatatctttttaaatttaagtaGTAGTTCAGATTGACTCATCACCAATTTAAGAATTTTAGATATCTTTTTCTCAAACCATTCTCAAGATTAAGTGGTTACTCAAATTGATTTCTCACTAACCTAATATAACTTTAGATATTAAATTAATCTTCTAAGACAAGACTTATATTATTAACCACCAACCAAAGaacgttttttaatttttttaagaaaaaaagaacaaatagGTCCTTGGTATTTTAATTTGCGAACATTTTAGTCCTTCaaggatttaaaaatacatttaaatgtctgacctttttaaaatttagacatATCGATCTCTCATATTTAATTGGGTTTGTCAGACCCAACGGAAAAATCAAATGTGACTTCCGTTGTACTGACTTGGTTGATACGGATGCACACGTAAGAGAGTTTTTAAAATGGAACAAATTAGACCCAAGAATCGATGTGTCCAGATTTTGAAGAGGTCGgagacttaaatatatttttaaattctcagaGACTTTTCTGACTTAAATATCTGTAGACCAAAAAGTCAGAGATTGATttatccttttctctttttttcaaaaaatagaaattacTACTGTGTCAGTCTACAtggtaatttataaaaaaaaaaattaagatctaATCCAAACATATATTCTAATAAAGGTGAAATATATTCGGAGTTATACAAATGTAATATGGACTAAGATGTTACATGAATCTGCTTCTATTACAAATGTTAAAATCGATTTTAATTAAGATGAAATAAAAAGTTACAGAAGAAACAAAAGAACTTGAAGAAAGCTAGATAAAATTTTTTAGTACTTCCTTTTCTTACAcgaattcttctttttcttttagggtttaaaatttgggagctactcaaatgaagatgcaaaaaacatctttttatgaagatgctttgtataaaagtgtgatttattgatttggccacacttcaaataaaaacaacacttttataacatatcaaaatctaaccctacactccatcatctaagggtcaaaaagaaaaatcatcacatgaagacaattataatatcttcatgggagtacccaccttaaaattttatatatatagcaactaagtatttaaagatattttaaaaattcttcttcttttattatcACTTTGTTAATTAAAATGAGTATAAATGACAAGTGTTTTATATTTGTAGTGCTTAAGGAAAAATTTTGTAGTACTTTATACATCTAAGAAAATGTTAggtagtaattaattaataaaagtattgttATATTTGTGAATGGTTGGGGATATTAATCCTTATTTATTGTTAGTTGCTCGTTTAATTTAGTGAACTCGTCATCAAATTAAGTAGAGGAACTTAGCCGGAAGCATCATATCAtttatcatttattattttactacAATTGACTTGACTTTTAGTAGTTTTGGTAGTTAGAGATGATGATTGATTTTATCAAAGCTAGGTTATCCTATTCTCCCCCATTTTCATGACAGCGcataaaatacattaattttagttttaaattttgccTCAAGTCTGAAATTTCTATCAAGTCAAAACCATACTGTGATCCGAGGAACAATTCGAGTTACACTCATTAGACGGAACACCATTTAAGAAGCAATTATCATCACTATGTTGGAGAAGAGATTAATATTTTTCTCCTCAATAAAAAAGAAGATACCAGTTGTATATGTTATATGTACATTATTAATACTctttttctatacttttattagtttatatGCATTTTTTTCCTTTACTATCAAAGTgaatatgttaaaaataattaaaagtatgCATTTTATGTTATGTTAAAATGAGACATATACAAGTATTAtcttttaaaaagaaattatttaatCGGTATCCATTATAGATGCAGAAGAATGATTATTTATTTGGTGCTCCAAAAACAAAACGAATTGAATATTTCTGGCATAATACATTACATTATTGAACccatatatttaattttagtaatGGATTCATAAATCATTAAacagtatctattttgatttattaaaatataattttaaatatattttacttatctttttataatatttgcaaaattaatatatatatatatatatataacaaattaaaatcagTAAGAACAAAATTGGACCAACAGATCAGATTTAACCAAATATAATTAATCAGAATCAATTGCCTGACCAATTTAGTTTGTGCTAAAAATTTTGTAGGGTCGTTAAAATGGGTTAAACCCATCGAACTAGCCCGTTTACCCATTTAAATGGGCGGGTTTTGTCTCCAAAATTAAGTCCATTTATATTTTGGTGTAAACGGGCTAGCCCGCGGGCTAAACGAGTGGcccgtttaattttttttatatatttttttaaaatagtatttttagtcaatatttttttcGATTCGACCCGAAAATCCGATTcatcaactaaaaaaatattattttttaaaggtttttgacctaaaagtaatattttttgtcaaaaaattttttaaaaaataaaataaaaggataaacggGCTGGCCCGTTTAACCCACGGGCTGACCATAAACGGTCCGGACCAAAAATTATAGCCCGCGAATAAAGCGGACTTAAACGATTCAGCCCATTTAACCCACAAGTTTAATGGGTCAGGCCTAAATGGACCAGATTAGTCCGTTTGACAGCCCTAAAATTTTGTTGTCAGTGAACTAATAAAAGACAAATAAACTAATGAATCATTttctagaaataaaaaaaaacatttaaaaaaatatatattttacataaaagtttattattatattatatcagattaatttaaattaaattgattgTAAACTGGGATTTCTAATTTTTACCGAGTTAATTACCAGATTTTCATAACcttatttaaaacaaaatgatTACTTAGTCGATCTTAAGACACTAATAGttttccctatatatatatacccgCACTATGTTAGACCAAAACATATACTTAGAGATATTGATCATCGTCTGAGACCCACCAAGTTCTCTCTCTTTTGGGGGAACATTCTACTTGTCCCGTTCCGTTGAAGGGACTACTACATACAATATATATGGGGTTTCTTGATAATATTCCAGAATGTTTCGGTGCTTACTCAACTAAGATTAAGAAGAAACGCATGCCCAAGCAGGTTATTATATATCCACCAATCCACCAATGGAAACATTTCAAGTACACCGGGGAGTACCGGTGCACCAATTGTTTTaacagttaattttaattaatatatattatatatattttttataatttagatcaacggttaaaacaactggagTACCGGTACTTCCGGTGTACTTGAAATGCTTCCGttagtatatatatgtataccgCTTGTTACATATACATCATATCATCCATGTCAAATCTAATTTCAACCCTCCTTCgttttctttttactgtttttaAAAAACATAATCAAACAGACAGTTAATATCAGGGTGAAAATGGACTGTGAAGGCTGTGTCAGAAAAGTTTCAGATGCGTTGGAGGACTTGGAAGGTGAGCGCATATGAATTCCCGAGCAGATTGATTTGAAAAATACAAGTGAAGAAGTGTTAGGAATgggataaaatataattttttcctTAATATTTGTGACGAGTATAAAAGGTATATTTAGTGTTTAATTTTGTCGTActattttttcatacaaaaatatttagaagACAATAAAAATCAGTTTAAAACGAGAGAAATGCTAGGGGTCAGCaatttttggaatttatagtcATCAATGaggtttttaatggtgtgagattggtgtgagattttatctaatGACTCAATTTTCTTTGTTGGttatatgctggccaaaatttgATAAAGTTGCTGCCCCTAgactttaaaattatattattttatatttattaattacttttaaaataaatattatatacataaaattataaatattaaattaaataaaatcattttaaattattattttttaaatactgcTCTATTTCATATATCACCCTTAAACCATTAATGCCATTCCCACCATTACCCctctcctccttcctttttccttttcaaaaaacAAATCACACAAAATTAgcttaaaaacttatttttctagacaaattggtaaaaaataaataagattaaaatttgatttttttaatttattctgagaatatatttaatatttaattattttattttgtcatattttttatattaaacattttaaaattttatttattatttgtatttttaagtaattttataatatatatatatatatatatatatatatatatatatata
Encoded here:
- the LOC140179307 gene encoding uncharacterized protein, whose amino-acid sequence is MWATPFHPSIFKVRLPRNFDKPTNMRYDGTKDPQEHLTAFEARINLEGVGDAVRCRAFPVTLAGPAIRWFNALPQGSITTFTDISQSFLARFTTRIDKAKHPINLLGVTQKPREPTRKFLDRFNDECLEIDGLTDSVASVCLTNGLLNEDFRKHLTTKPVWTM